In one Prochlorococcus marinus XMU1404 genomic region, the following are encoded:
- the polA gene encoding DNA polymerase I, producing the protein MSLKSENSKKPILLLVDGHSLAFRSFYAFSKGIDGGLTTKEGFPTSVTYGFLKSLLDNCKNISPEGVCITFDTEKPTFRHELDPNYKANRDVAPDVFFQDIEQLEIILEESLNLPIYKSPGYEADDLLGTIANDASSKGWCVNILSGDRDLFQLVDDQKDIYVLYMGGGPYAKSGNPTLINENGVKEKLGVAPERVVDLKALTGDSSDNIPGIKGVGPKTAINLLKENDTLDGIYQALDKIQQNNDKKHKGFIKGSVIEKLRNDKHNAFLSRDLAKINTEVPLILSDGYELKNINQELLSESLQKLELSTLLRQIDIFNSTFSKGGFDKNNVAKEEEKDPKVSSKSELENSENKIPKIKVTVVNNFELLYKLIQRLEKTNEIVSLDTETNSLNPIDAELVGIGLCLGEETDDLFYIPLGHQTKKETPNQLSIEDVFSKLRTWIEDPKKEKALQNSKFDRQIFLNHGLDLKGVTFDTLLADYLLNNQEKHGLSEISFRLFGFKPPSFKETVGKNKDFSFVDIDEASIYCGYDVFLTFKIVKIFKERFSTEKNELIKLFEEIELPLEPVLSQMEMNGITIDIPYLDKLSRELKSTLEDIESKVYELAKETFNLSSPKQLGEILFEKLNLDKKKSRKTKTGWSTDAVVLERLVDEHEIIQHLIKHRTLSKLLSTYIDALPNLINEKTGRVHTNFNQAATATGRLSSSNPNLQNIPVRTEFSRRIRKAFLPEKNWKLLSADYSQIELRILAHLADEEILINAFHKNDDIHSLTARLIFEKEEISSDERRVGKTINFGVIYGMGIKKFARSTGVSTSEAKEFLIKYKERYSKIFKFLELQERLALSKGYVKTIFGRKREFKFDKNGLGRLIGKDPYEIDLQSARRAGMEAQSLRAAANAPIQGSSADIIKIAMVQLNKKFIEMNIPAKMLLQVHDELLFEVEPDSLEITTKLVKKTMEDCVKLNVPLLVDIGIGDNWMETK; encoded by the coding sequence ATGAGCTTAAAATCTGAAAACTCTAAAAAACCAATTTTACTTTTAGTCGATGGTCATTCACTTGCTTTTAGAAGCTTCTATGCATTTAGCAAAGGGATTGATGGAGGTTTAACAACCAAAGAGGGATTCCCAACAAGTGTGACTTATGGATTTCTAAAAAGCCTTCTTGATAATTGCAAAAATATTAGTCCTGAGGGTGTTTGTATTACTTTTGATACCGAAAAACCTACTTTCAGACATGAATTAGATCCAAATTATAAGGCTAATAGAGATGTAGCACCAGATGTTTTTTTTCAGGATATTGAACAACTAGAAATAATTTTAGAAGAAAGCCTTAATTTACCAATTTACAAGTCTCCTGGTTACGAAGCAGATGATCTCTTAGGCACAATTGCAAATGATGCTTCTTCTAAAGGATGGTGCGTAAATATTCTTTCTGGGGATCGGGACTTATTTCAATTAGTAGATGATCAAAAAGACATTTATGTACTTTATATGGGTGGTGGTCCATATGCAAAAAGTGGTAATCCGACTCTTATTAATGAAAATGGAGTAAAAGAAAAATTAGGGGTTGCGCCAGAAAGAGTAGTTGATCTTAAAGCTCTAACTGGTGATAGTTCTGATAATATTCCTGGTATTAAAGGGGTAGGTCCAAAAACTGCAATTAATCTACTAAAAGAAAACGATACACTTGATGGGATTTATCAGGCTTTGGACAAGATTCAGCAGAACAATGATAAAAAACATAAAGGATTCATCAAAGGTTCGGTTATAGAAAAGCTCAGAAACGATAAGCATAATGCTTTTCTTTCCAGGGATTTAGCAAAAATAAATACTGAAGTGCCTTTGATATTAAGTGATGGTTATGAATTAAAAAATATAAATCAAGAACTTCTCTCAGAGTCACTGCAAAAACTTGAATTATCAACACTACTTCGGCAAATTGATATTTTCAATTCAACTTTTAGTAAAGGTGGTTTTGACAAAAATAACGTGGCTAAAGAGGAGGAGAAAGATCCAAAGGTCTCTAGTAAAAGTGAGTTAGAAAATAGTGAAAATAAAATCCCTAAAATCAAAGTAACTGTTGTAAATAATTTTGAATTACTTTATAAATTAATTCAAAGATTAGAAAAGACCAATGAGATAGTTTCTTTAGATACAGAGACTAATAGTTTAAATCCAATCGATGCGGAACTTGTTGGGATAGGATTATGTCTTGGAGAAGAAACTGATGATTTATTTTATATACCTCTTGGTCATCAAACAAAAAAAGAGACCCCCAATCAATTATCGATTGAAGATGTTTTCTCAAAACTAAGAACTTGGATAGAAGATCCAAAAAAAGAAAAAGCACTCCAAAATTCTAAATTTGACAGGCAAATATTTTTAAATCACGGACTTGATCTTAAAGGCGTAACCTTTGACACCTTGTTAGCAGACTATCTTCTAAATAATCAGGAGAAGCATGGGTTGAGTGAAATTAGTTTTAGATTATTTGGATTTAAGCCTCCTTCATTTAAGGAAACAGTTGGGAAAAATAAAGACTTTTCTTTTGTTGATATTGATGAAGCTAGTATTTACTGCGGTTATGATGTATTTCTAACTTTTAAGATTGTCAAAATTTTTAAAGAAAGATTTTCAACAGAAAAAAATGAATTAATCAAATTGTTCGAAGAAATCGAGCTTCCCTTAGAGCCGGTATTGTCTCAAATGGAAATGAATGGAATAACCATCGATATCCCTTATTTAGATAAACTCTCAAGAGAACTAAAAAGTACCTTAGAAGATATTGAAAGTAAAGTTTATGAATTAGCAAAGGAGACTTTTAATCTATCTTCACCAAAACAACTTGGTGAGATCTTGTTTGAAAAATTAAATTTGGATAAGAAAAAATCACGGAAAACAAAAACGGGATGGAGTACAGATGCAGTAGTTCTTGAAAGATTAGTCGACGAACATGAAATAATCCAACATTTAATAAAACACAGAACTCTTAGCAAATTACTTAGCACCTATATTGATGCTCTTCCAAATCTTATAAACGAAAAGACAGGAAGAGTTCATACAAACTTTAATCAAGCTGCTACAGCGACTGGGAGACTGAGTAGTAGCAATCCTAATCTTCAAAATATCCCGGTCAGGACTGAATTTAGTAGGAGAATCAGAAAAGCATTCTTGCCTGAAAAAAATTGGAAACTTTTATCAGCTGATTATTCTCAGATCGAATTAAGAATACTTGCTCACTTAGCGGATGAAGAAATACTAATTAATGCGTTTCATAAAAATGATGACATTCATTCTTTGACTGCAAGATTAATTTTCGAGAAAGAAGAAATATCATCTGACGAAAGGAGAGTTGGGAAAACAATAAATTTTGGAGTTATCTATGGTATGGGTATAAAAAAGTTTGCCCGTTCAACAGGAGTAAGTACTTCAGAGGCAAAAGAATTCCTAATAAAATACAAAGAAAGATATTCAAAAATTTTCAAATTTCTTGAACTCCAAGAAAGGCTCGCCTTATCAAAAGGTTATGTAAAAACAATTTTTGGTCGAAAAAGAGAATTTAAGTTTGATAAAAATGGACTTGGAAGATTAATAGGGAAAGATCCTTACGAAATTGACTTGCAATCTGCAAGAAGGGCTGGCATGGAAGCACAGTCATTAAGAGCCGCAGCTAATGCACCAATTCAGGGTTCAAGTGCAGACATTATTAAGATTGCAATGGTTCAACTAAATAAGAAATTCATAGAAATGAATATTCCCGCAAAAATGCTTTTGCAAGTACATGATGAATTATTGTTTGAAGTTGAACCAGATTCTTTGGAAATTACAACGAAATTAGTGAAGAAGACTATGGAAGATTGTGTAAAATTAAATGTGCCCCTTTTAGTTGATATTGGTATTGGAGATAATTGGATGGAGACAAAATAA
- the cysS gene encoding cysteine--tRNA ligase — MIKLFNTLSKRVEVFKPIDDLVKIYCCGVTVYDLCHLGHARSYIAWDVLRRFLIYSDFKVKYVQNFTDIDDKILKRAKEENSSMKAVSEKNIIEFHKDMDALGIMRPDSMPRATSHICNICSFITILEDKGYAYSRDGDVYYSVFKNKNYGKLSNQNIQEQNINQQGRMANDENTKKLNPQDFALWKKAKDDEPYFDSPWGKGRPGWHIECSAMVKDELGDTIDIHLGGSDLIFPHHENEIAQSEAANGKKLANYWLHNGMVNVNGQKMSKSLKNFKTIRELIKSGISPMTLRYFVMTVNYRKPLDFTEDALKSASEAWKNINLALSFMEITKNAFISINKNESIEGKYKDTISFELSQKKLKFSEALSNDLNTAGAIAIIYDLAKPLKNFLNQFQRVESFEINLNEKFFLLENFKTLKELTEVLGLKKEDLIIESKIKEEEISLLINERLEAKKGKNYERADEIRNLLKGKGIELIDNSKEITTWIRV, encoded by the coding sequence ATGATCAAACTTTTTAATACTTTAAGCAAAAGAGTTGAGGTTTTTAAGCCTATTGATGATTTAGTAAAAATTTATTGTTGTGGAGTAACTGTTTATGATTTATGTCATCTTGGTCATGCAAGAAGTTATATAGCTTGGGATGTATTGAGAAGATTCTTAATTTACAGTGATTTCAAAGTAAAGTATGTCCAGAATTTTACAGATATTGATGACAAGATCTTAAAAAGGGCGAAAGAAGAAAATAGTTCAATGAAGGCAGTCTCAGAGAAAAATATTATTGAATTTCACAAAGATATGGATGCTTTAGGAATTATGCGCCCGGATAGTATGCCAAGAGCAACGAGTCATATTTGCAATATTTGCTCTTTCATAACAATACTTGAGGACAAAGGTTATGCATATTCTAGGGATGGAGATGTTTATTATTCTGTATTTAAAAATAAAAATTATGGAAAACTAAGTAATCAAAACATACAAGAACAAAATATCAATCAGCAAGGAAGAATGGCTAATGATGAAAATACTAAAAAACTTAATCCGCAGGATTTTGCACTATGGAAAAAAGCCAAAGATGATGAACCATATTTTGATTCGCCATGGGGTAAAGGTAGGCCAGGATGGCACATTGAATGTTCGGCGATGGTTAAAGATGAATTAGGAGATACTATTGATATCCATTTAGGAGGTTCTGATTTAATTTTTCCACATCATGAAAATGAAATCGCCCAATCAGAAGCAGCAAATGGCAAAAAGCTAGCAAATTATTGGTTACACAATGGGATGGTCAATGTAAATGGGCAGAAGATGAGTAAATCCCTGAAAAATTTTAAAACAATAAGAGAACTAATTAAGTCAGGCATAAGTCCAATGACTTTGCGATATTTTGTTATGACTGTAAATTATAGGAAACCACTTGATTTCACTGAAGATGCTTTAAAAAGTGCTTCAGAAGCTTGGAAAAACATTAATTTAGCCCTCTCTTTTATGGAGATTACAAAAAATGCTTTTATATCTATTAATAAAAATGAATCTATCGAAGGAAAATATAAAGATACAATAAGTTTTGAATTATCTCAAAAAAAGCTTAAATTTTCTGAAGCTTTGAGTAATGACCTTAATACAGCAGGAGCTATTGCAATAATTTATGATTTAGCCAAACCATTAAAAAACTTTTTAAACCAATTTCAAAGGGTTGAAAGTTTTGAAATAAATCTAAATGAAAAATTTTTTCTACTTGAGAATTTTAAAACCCTTAAAGAGTTAACTGAGGTACTTGGACTAAAGAAAGAGGATTTAATAATCGAAAGCAAAATAAAAGAAGAAGAAATATCATTGCTTATTAATGAAAGATTAGAAGCAAAAAAGGGAAAGAATTATGAGAGAGCCGATGAAATTAGGAATTTGTTAAAAGGGAAAGGTATTGAACTTATTGATAATTCTAAGGAGATAACAACATGGATAAGAGTCTAA
- a CDS encoding 1-deoxy-D-xylulose-5-phosphate reductoisomerase: MKYITVLGSTGSIGTQTLEIASEKPDKFKAIALSAGRNINLLTEQVKTHKPEVVAVEDENLLKDLKDNINNLDLDSAPLVLGGKEGINTVAAWDKADTVVTGIVGCAGLIPTMSAINAGKNIALANKETLIAAGPIVIPALKKNNSRLLPADSEHSAIFQCLQGLPNYENADFSTGEMPEGLKAIHLTASGGAFRDWAVEDLKHVTVEDATSHPNWDMGKKITVDSATLMNKGLEVIEAHYLFGTPYENIEIVIHPQSIIHSMIEMEDSSVLAQLGWPDMKLPILYAMSWPERFKTNWKRLNLSKIGKLTFKEPDEFKYPCMGLAYAAGKSSGTMPAVLNAANEMAVEQFLKEKISFQEIPTFISKACESHMENLNLSPELEDILEVDNWARLFVKQEIKKGKKYVSIR, from the coding sequence TTGAAATACATTACTGTGCTCGGTTCTACTGGTTCAATAGGGACTCAAACTCTCGAAATAGCTAGTGAGAAGCCTGATAAGTTTAAAGCCATAGCTCTTTCGGCAGGAAGAAATATTAATTTATTAACTGAACAAGTTAAAACACATAAACCAGAAGTAGTTGCAGTTGAGGATGAAAACCTTTTAAAAGATTTAAAAGATAATATTAATAACTTAGATTTGGATAGTGCTCCCTTGGTTTTGGGAGGAAAGGAGGGGATTAACACCGTTGCAGCGTGGGATAAGGCAGATACTGTGGTAACCGGGATAGTAGGCTGTGCAGGCTTAATTCCAACAATGTCAGCGATTAATGCGGGAAAAAATATTGCACTTGCTAACAAAGAAACTTTAATTGCAGCAGGGCCAATTGTTATTCCTGCATTAAAGAAAAATAATAGTAGGCTTTTACCTGCTGATTCAGAACACTCTGCTATCTTTCAATGTTTACAAGGATTGCCTAATTATGAAAATGCAGATTTTTCAACAGGAGAGATGCCTGAGGGGTTAAAAGCCATACATTTAACTGCTTCTGGTGGTGCCTTCAGAGATTGGGCCGTTGAGGATTTAAAGCATGTCACAGTGGAAGATGCGACTTCGCATCCTAATTGGGATATGGGAAAAAAAATAACGGTAGATTCTGCAACTCTTATGAACAAGGGATTAGAAGTTATAGAAGCTCATTATTTATTTGGGACCCCTTACGAAAATATCGAAATAGTTATCCACCCTCAAAGTATTATTCATTCAATGATTGAGATGGAAGACTCTTCAGTATTAGCTCAATTAGGTTGGCCAGATATGAAGCTACCTATTTTGTATGCAATGAGTTGGCCTGAAAGATTTAAAACAAATTGGAAAAGATTAAACCTAAGTAAAATTGGAAAATTAACTTTTAAAGAGCCAGACGAGTTTAAATATCCATGCATGGGACTTGCCTATGCCGCAGGTAAATCTTCTGGGACTATGCCTGCAGTCTTAAATGCTGCTAATGAAATGGCTGTAGAACAATTCCTTAAAGAAAAAATTTCTTTTCAAGAAATTCCAACATTTATAAGTAAAGCTTGTGAATCACATATGGAGAATTTGAATTTGAGTCCTGAATTGGAGGATATTCTTGAAGTAGACAATTGGGCCAGACTTTTTGTTAAGCAAGAAATTAAAAAAGGAAAAAAATACGTAAGTATTAGATAA
- a CDS encoding (2Fe-2S) ferredoxin domain-containing protein encodes MNIKKHLLLCATPTKQKCFKGNEGEKTWECLKKTLKKFENDPSTKNVHILRSKADCLRICKNGPILLIWPDGIWYEKVSPEKISEIFTSHIINGKPVEKWIFKKTPFLNSPRYS; translated from the coding sequence GTGAATATTAAAAAGCATCTTCTACTATGCGCAACCCCCACAAAACAGAAATGCTTTAAAGGCAATGAAGGTGAAAAAACATGGGAATGTCTGAAAAAGACTTTAAAAAAATTTGAGAATGATCCCTCTACTAAAAACGTTCATATATTAAGATCAAAAGCTGACTGTTTAAGGATATGTAAGAATGGCCCAATTCTTCTTATCTGGCCTGACGGTATTTGGTACGAAAAAGTTTCTCCAGAAAAAATTTCAGAAATTTTTACCTCACATATTATTAACGGTAAGCCAGTAGAAAAATGGATTTTTAAAAAAACACCATTTTTAAATAGTCCTAGATACTCATAA
- a CDS encoding serine aminopeptidase domain-containing protein, with amino-acid sequence MELGRNNSISSSFSDYLKNKPFREVLPWIGGDLQTLRDTFVIDFGKSKKNKKIFFPINKILSEKFECDYLLGFLELPKNLSSLKGFVIVTHGLGGSTKRFGLRRISRKLVNNGFGVLKLNLRGSGPARYLARGNYCARCSSDVISAIKYFKKLIKLEFKDLIKMNNLPIYGVGLSLGGTILLNACLDYDENNREKLLYGLACVSSPLDLSSCSLCIEKPRNYVYQKWLLHRLKNQLWDGYNDEGKILNNEKLRKKIRNLKSIREFDQKFTAPCWGFNSLEDYYAKASPISRIQNSIKKLPLMLFIHAKDDPWVPYKDTLNLRKESIDKFTIFITEKGGHNGFHSINGCWSDEVVKNWFMSI; translated from the coding sequence TTGGAGTTGGGGAGAAATAATAGTATATCTTCAAGTTTTTCAGATTACTTAAAAAATAAGCCATTTCGGGAAGTCTTACCTTGGATAGGTGGCGACTTACAAACTTTGAGAGATACTTTTGTTATTGATTTTGGTAAATCAAAAAAAAATAAAAAAATATTCTTTCCAATTAATAAAATACTATCTGAAAAATTTGAATGCGATTATCTCCTGGGATTCTTAGAGTTGCCTAAAAACTTAAGCTCTCTTAAAGGTTTTGTTATCGTTACACATGGGTTAGGGGGCTCAACTAAACGATTTGGTTTAAGAAGAATCTCTAGGAAATTAGTAAATAATGGTTTTGGAGTTCTCAAATTAAATCTAAGAGGATCTGGGCCTGCGAGATATTTAGCTAGGGGAAATTATTGTGCCAGATGCTCGAGTGATGTTATTTCAGCAATTAAATATTTTAAAAAACTAATTAAGTTAGAGTTCAAAGATCTCATTAAAATGAACAATCTTCCAATTTACGGAGTTGGATTATCTTTAGGTGGAACAATTCTTTTAAATGCCTGCTTGGATTACGATGAAAATAATAGAGAAAAACTTTTATACGGCCTAGCCTGCGTAAGTAGTCCTTTAGATTTATCATCATGCAGTCTCTGTATTGAGAAACCTAGAAATTATGTCTACCAAAAATGGTTACTTCACCGCTTAAAAAATCAGTTATGGGACGGATATAATGATGAAGGCAAAATTCTTAATAACGAGAAATTAAGAAAAAAAATTAGAAATTTAAAAAGTATAAGGGAATTTGATCAAAAATTTACAGCTCCTTGTTGGGGATTTAATTCTTTAGAAGATTATTATGCTAAAGCTTCGCCAATATCTAGAATCCAAAACTCAATAAAAAAATTACCTCTAATGCTTTTTATTCATGCCAAGGATGATCCTTGGGTTCCATATAAGGATACTTTAAATTTAAGAAAAGAATCTATTGATAAATTTACTATTTTTATAACTGAAAAAGGAGGTCACAATGGTTTCCACTCGATTAATGGCTGCTGGTCAGATGAAGTCGTAAAGAACTGGTTTATGAGTATCTAG
- a CDS encoding NAD(P)(+) transhydrogenase (Re/Si-specific) subunit beta, with protein sequence MNLPVIIKFIIDLLAVLLLALGIKGLSKVKSARDANRLAAFAMSLSVIGLLSFYLGTSGIPIQSWIWIIIGSIIGSLFGAILAKKVPMTSMPETVALFNGCGGMSSLLVALGVAIFPISNSVENLDFFKSLINEVSISVSIFVGAITFTGSIVAMAKLQGWLSTPGWTQSKVRHFVNIVFAVASLIAFFDLINGNTISIWLLVIVSSLLGIGVTLPIGGADMPVVISLLNSYSGIAAAAAGFVVDSQLLIVAGAMVGAAGLILTQVMCKGMNRSLVSVLFGGSLSAQSTASSGSREYTNITSCSVEECALTLEAANKVIIVPGYGLAVAQAQHTLREVTKKLEQNGIEVVYAIHPVAGRMPGHMNVLLAEADVPYEQLKEMDVVNPDFPATDVVLVLGANDVVNPQAKNDSSSPLYGMPVLDVQEARTVFVIKRGMSAGYSGIKNDLFDLPNTSMVFGDAKKVLNDLIGELKDLGVGEK encoded by the coding sequence ATGAATCTACCTGTAATCATTAAATTCATTATTGACCTTCTAGCTGTACTTTTACTGGCTTTGGGAATAAAAGGATTGTCAAAAGTAAAGTCAGCAAGAGATGCTAATAGATTAGCTGCATTTGCAATGTCGCTATCAGTAATAGGATTACTATCTTTTTATTTGGGTACATCTGGAATTCCTATTCAGTCTTGGATTTGGATAATAATTGGATCAATCATAGGAAGTTTGTTCGGAGCAATACTTGCAAAAAAAGTACCCATGACATCCATGCCTGAAACAGTTGCATTGTTTAATGGTTGTGGTGGAATGTCATCACTTTTAGTCGCCTTGGGAGTAGCTATTTTCCCTATATCTAATAGTGTAGAAAATCTTGATTTTTTTAAGTCGCTTATTAACGAAGTTTCTATATCTGTTTCTATATTTGTAGGTGCAATAACTTTCACTGGTTCGATTGTCGCAATGGCAAAGTTACAGGGTTGGTTGTCAACGCCAGGATGGACTCAGAGCAAAGTTAGACATTTTGTAAATATAGTTTTTGCAGTTGCTTCATTGATTGCTTTTTTTGATCTGATAAATGGCAATACAATTTCTATTTGGCTTTTAGTTATAGTTTCTTCTTTATTGGGTATCGGAGTTACTTTGCCAATTGGTGGAGCTGATATGCCAGTTGTTATATCGCTATTAAATAGCTACTCAGGAATAGCAGCAGCAGCAGCAGGTTTTGTTGTAGATAGTCAGCTTTTGATAGTGGCAGGTGCAATGGTTGGAGCCGCTGGTTTAATACTTACTCAAGTAATGTGCAAGGGTATGAATAGATCTTTGGTTTCAGTCCTTTTTGGAGGCTCTTTATCTGCGCAAAGTACTGCTTCTTCTGGATCAAGAGAATATACAAATATAACTTCTTGTAGTGTTGAAGAATGTGCATTGACTTTAGAGGCTGCAAACAAGGTAATAATTGTTCCTGGCTATGGTCTTGCAGTAGCTCAAGCCCAACATACATTAAGGGAGGTAACAAAAAAACTAGAACAAAATGGTATTGAAGTTGTCTATGCAATACATCCTGTAGCTGGGAGGATGCCGGGACATATGAATGTACTTTTGGCAGAAGCAGATGTTCCTTACGAACAACTTAAAGAGATGGACGTTGTAAATCCTGATTTTCCAGCAACGGATGTCGTTTTAGTTTTAGGAGCAAATGATGTAGTTAATCCTCAGGCGAAAAATGATAGTTCTTCTCCTTTATATGGCATGCCAGTTCTTGATGTGCAGGAAGCAAGAACGGTATTTGTAATTAAAAGAGGTATGAGTGCAGGTTATTCAGGAATAAAAAATGATTTATTTGATCTACCAAATACTTCTATGGTCTTTGGTGATGCAAAGAAGGTGTTAAATGATCTTATTGGAGAATTAAAGGATCTTGGAGTTGGGGAGAAATAA
- a CDS encoding NAD(P) transhydrogenase subunit alpha: MSFISLLWVLLLGSLLGLELIGKVPPTLHTPLMSGANAISGITMLAALTLIVKAGENVPLLIIGSVSLGFALFNVVGGFFVTDRMLAMFSRKPSNKK, translated from the coding sequence ATGTCTTTTATAAGTCTTCTTTGGGTTCTTTTACTTGGTAGTTTATTAGGTCTCGAGTTAATTGGGAAAGTTCCTCCTACGCTTCACACACCTTTAATGAGTGGAGCAAATGCAATTTCAGGAATAACAATGCTTGCAGCTTTGACTTTAATTGTAAAAGCAGGAGAAAATGTGCCTCTTTTAATTATTGGTTCAGTTTCTCTTGGATTCGCTCTTTTCAATGTTGTGGGAGGTTTCTTTGTAACTGATCGAATGCTCGCAATGTTTAGCCGTAAACCATCAAATAAAAAGTAA
- a CDS encoding Re/Si-specific NAD(P)(+) transhydrogenase subunit alpha, translating to MTKILIPSETSAGERRVSATPEAVKKLKSLGCDVYIETSAGKLSGFSDLSYEESGGTIISNLDQKFWGEADIIFCVQTPSEDNLTKLKKGAILLGLLNPYGNKELLRILNSNKISALSLELLPRISRAQSSDVLSSQANIAGYKAVLLAASELDRYFPMLMTAAGTVQPAKVVVLGGGVAGLQAVATAKRLGAIVFVSDIRPAVKEQVESLGARFIELPEVDEKPAEAGGYAKAVTPEFLSKQKATLTKYLSEADVAICTAQVLGKKAPVLIDFPMIEKMRPGAVVIDLAVSQGGNCEGTKSNETIIKDGVKLIGAGELPSSVPYDASSLYAKNLTSLITPFINDGVIKLDKEDELISGCLLSDEGVVLQNKVFEN from the coding sequence TTGACAAAGATACTTATTCCTTCCGAAACAAGCGCTGGTGAAAGGAGAGTTTCAGCTACTCCAGAAGCAGTAAAGAAATTAAAAAGCCTTGGATGTGATGTTTATATTGAAACTTCAGCAGGAAAATTATCAGGATTTAGTGACCTATCATATGAAGAATCGGGCGGAACAATAATAAGTAACTTAGATCAAAAATTTTGGGGTGAAGCTGACATAATATTTTGTGTTCAAACCCCATCAGAGGATAATTTAACTAAATTAAAAAAAGGCGCTATTCTTCTGGGTCTTCTTAACCCATATGGTAATAAAGAACTCCTTAGGATTTTAAATAGTAATAAAATTTCAGCTTTATCACTAGAGTTGCTTCCTAGAATCAGTAGAGCTCAATCATCTGATGTTCTTTCTTCACAGGCCAATATTGCTGGATATAAAGCAGTTCTTTTAGCTGCAAGTGAGTTAGATAGATATTTCCCAATGCTTATGACTGCAGCAGGTACAGTCCAACCTGCCAAAGTAGTTGTTCTTGGTGGAGGCGTTGCAGGATTGCAGGCAGTTGCGACAGCAAAAAGACTTGGTGCAATAGTATTTGTATCTGATATTAGACCTGCTGTTAAAGAACAAGTTGAGTCCCTCGGAGCAAGATTTATAGAACTTCCTGAAGTGGACGAAAAACCAGCAGAGGCTGGAGGTTATGCAAAAGCTGTAACTCCTGAATTTCTATCAAAACAGAAAGCTACTTTAACTAAATATTTATCTGAAGCTGATGTTGCTATATGTACTGCGCAAGTTCTAGGTAAAAAAGCTCCTGTTTTAATAGATTTTCCTATGATTGAAAAAATGAGGCCTGGTGCAGTAGTGATTGATTTGGCAGTTTCTCAGGGAGGCAATTGTGAAGGAACAAAATCAAATGAAACTATTATCAAAGATGGGGTAAAACTTATAGGCGCGGGGGAATTACCCTCATCAGTTCCTTATGATGCAAGTTCACTTTATGCTAAGAACTTAACATCTTTGATTACACCTTTTATAAATGATGGTGTAATTAAATTAGATAAAGAGGATGAACTCATTTCAGGATGCTTATTAAGCGATGAAGGAGTTGTTCTCCAAAATAAAGTTTTTGAAAATTGA
- a CDS encoding EF-1 guanine nucleotide exchange domain-containing protein — MSIKAIECPDGVCHSHHGGHAVPRQAMQKNLEKHGKDWCEKLAERIYEMSVDTYSQTVMPSLHSAGWQRRHLDWEFKLAENDSEPDEALVEGIINATESFLRSSEVHRLFIQELVQGTFEEANDKKIISKAIKSIIEEEIVSSLREKKESLLKKISTKLISEEKVSEELAINSAKEGFEEVERLLANHSEAV, encoded by the coding sequence ATGAGTATAAAAGCAATCGAATGTCCTGATGGAGTATGCCACAGCCATCATGGTGGTCATGCCGTTCCAAGGCAAGCTATGCAGAAAAATCTAGAAAAGCATGGAAAAGACTGGTGCGAGAAATTAGCAGAGAGAATTTATGAAATGTCAGTTGACACTTATTCACAGACAGTCATGCCCAGTCTCCACTCAGCAGGTTGGCAAAGAAGACATTTAGATTGGGAATTTAAACTTGCAGAAAATGATTCTGAACCTGATGAAGCTCTTGTTGAAGGAATTATCAATGCCACAGAAAGCTTTCTAAGGAGTAGTGAGGTGCATCGATTATTTATTCAGGAATTAGTCCAGGGGACATTTGAGGAAGCAAATGATAAAAAAATAATTTCTAAGGCAATAAAATCTATCATTGAAGAAGAAATTGTTAGTTCACTAAGAGAAAAGAAAGAATCTCTTTTAAAGAAAATTTCCACAAAATTAATATCAGAAGAAAAAGTTAGCGAAGAACTTGCAATAAATTCTGCTAAAGAGGGTTTTGAGGAAGTTGAAAGGTTACTTGCAAATCATAGCGAGGCAGTTTAA